One genomic segment of Podarcis raffonei isolate rPodRaf1 chromosome 7, rPodRaf1.pri, whole genome shotgun sequence includes these proteins:
- the SNX5 gene encoding sorting nexin-5 isoform X2, whose protein sequence is MSVAAKEQLPREEEKGSREKMRSVSVDLNIDPSLQIDIPDALSEKDKVKFTVHTKTTLPVFQNTEFSVTRQHEDFEWLHDTFIETEEYAGLIIPPAPAKPDFDGPREKMHRLGEGEMSMTKEEFAKMKQELEAEYLAVFKKTVSSHEVFLQRISAHPLLSQDHNFHVFLEYDQDLSVRRKNTKEMFGGFFKIVVKSADEVLFSGVKEVDDFFGQEKTFLINYYNRIKDACAKADKMTRAHKNVADDYIHTSACLNSLALEEPTTIKKYLVKISELFEKLRKVENRVSSDEDLKLSELLRYYMLNIEAAKDLLYRRTRALVEYENSNKALDKARLKSKDVQLAEAHQQECCQRFEKLSESAKQE, encoded by the exons ATGTCTGTGGCCGCGAAGGAGCAGCTGCcgcgggaggaggagaaggggagccGGGAGAAG ATGAGGTCTGTGTCTGTGGATCTAAATATTGACCCTTCACTGCAGATTGATATCCCTGATGCTCTCAGTGAAAAAGACAAAGTGAAATTCACAGTCCATACTAAG ACTACATTGCCAGTTTTTCAGAACACAGAATTCTCAGTTACAAGACAGCATGAAGATTTTGAGTGGCTGCATGACACATTTATTGAGACAGAAGAGTATGCAGGACTAATT ATTCCTCCAGCACCTGCAAAGCCTGACTTTGATGGCCCCAGAGAGAAGATGCATAGGCTTGGGGAAGGAGAAATGTCTATGACAAAAGAGGAATTTGCCAAAATGAAGCAAGAGCTGGAAGC GGAGTACCTTGCGGTCTTCAAGAAAACCGTATCGTCACATGAAGTCTTCCTTCAGCGAATTTCTGCCCACCCTCTTCTCAGCCAAGATCACAACTTTCATGTCTTCCTTGAGTATGATCAGGAT CTAAGTGTTCGGaggaaaaacacaaaagaaatgTTTGGTGGCTTCTTCAAAATTGTGGTGAAGAGCGCTGACGAAGTTCTGTTCTCTGGGGTTAAA GAAGTAGATGATTTCTTTGGACAAGAGAAGACGTTTCTTATAAACTACTACAACAGAATCAAGGATGCATGTGCAAAGGCAGATAAGATGACAAGAGCTCATAAAA ATGTTGCAGATGACTATATTCATACTTCGGCTTGCTTAAATAGTCTGGCTCTAGAAGAACCAACTACCATTAAAAA GTACTTGGTGAAAATTTCTGAGCTCTTTGAGAAACTCCGg AAAGTAGAGAATCGTGTTTCTTCTGATGAAGATTTGAAACTATCAGAATTACTAAGATACTATATGCTCAATATAGAAGCAGCAAAA GATCTCTTGTACAGACGTACACGGGCCCTTGTGGAGTATGAAAATTCAAATAAAGCTTTGGATAAAGCTAGGTTGAAAAGCAAAGATGTCCAGTTAGCAGAAGCACATCAGCAAGAGTGCTGTCAAAGATTTGAGAAACTTTCTGAATCTGCAAAACAAG
- the SNX5 gene encoding sorting nexin-5 isoform X1 — MSVAAKEQLPREEEKGSREKMRSVSVDLNIDPSLQIDIPDALSEKDKVKFTVHTKTTLPVFQNTEFSVTRQHEDFEWLHDTFIETEEYAGLIIPPAPAKPDFDGPREKMHRLGEGEMSMTKEEFAKMKQELEAEYLAVFKKTVSSHEVFLQRISAHPLLSQDHNFHVFLEYDQDLSVRRKNTKEMFGGFFKIVVKSADEVLFSGVKEVDDFFGQEKTFLINYYNRIKDACAKADKMTRAHKNVADDYIHTSACLNSLALEEPTTIKKYLVKISELFEKLRKVENRVSSDEDLKLSELLRYYMLNIEAAKDLLYRRTRALVEYENSNKALDKARLKSKDVQLAEAHQQECCQRFEKLSESAKQELINFKQKRIAAFRKNLIEMSELEIKHAKNNVSLIQSCIDVLKKN, encoded by the exons ATGTCTGTGGCCGCGAAGGAGCAGCTGCcgcgggaggaggagaaggggagccGGGAGAAG ATGAGGTCTGTGTCTGTGGATCTAAATATTGACCCTTCACTGCAGATTGATATCCCTGATGCTCTCAGTGAAAAAGACAAAGTGAAATTCACAGTCCATACTAAG ACTACATTGCCAGTTTTTCAGAACACAGAATTCTCAGTTACAAGACAGCATGAAGATTTTGAGTGGCTGCATGACACATTTATTGAGACAGAAGAGTATGCAGGACTAATT ATTCCTCCAGCACCTGCAAAGCCTGACTTTGATGGCCCCAGAGAGAAGATGCATAGGCTTGGGGAAGGAGAAATGTCTATGACAAAAGAGGAATTTGCCAAAATGAAGCAAGAGCTGGAAGC GGAGTACCTTGCGGTCTTCAAGAAAACCGTATCGTCACATGAAGTCTTCCTTCAGCGAATTTCTGCCCACCCTCTTCTCAGCCAAGATCACAACTTTCATGTCTTCCTTGAGTATGATCAGGAT CTAAGTGTTCGGaggaaaaacacaaaagaaatgTTTGGTGGCTTCTTCAAAATTGTGGTGAAGAGCGCTGACGAAGTTCTGTTCTCTGGGGTTAAA GAAGTAGATGATTTCTTTGGACAAGAGAAGACGTTTCTTATAAACTACTACAACAGAATCAAGGATGCATGTGCAAAGGCAGATAAGATGACAAGAGCTCATAAAA ATGTTGCAGATGACTATATTCATACTTCGGCTTGCTTAAATAGTCTGGCTCTAGAAGAACCAACTACCATTAAAAA GTACTTGGTGAAAATTTCTGAGCTCTTTGAGAAACTCCGg AAAGTAGAGAATCGTGTTTCTTCTGATGAAGATTTGAAACTATCAGAATTACTAAGATACTATATGCTCAATATAGAAGCAGCAAAA GATCTCTTGTACAGACGTACACGGGCCCTTGTGGAGTATGAAAATTCAAATAAAGCTTTGGATAAAGCTAGGTTGAAAAGCAAAGATGTCCAGTTAGCAGAAGCACATCAGCAAGAGTGCTGTCAAAGATTTGAGAAACTTTCTGAATCTGCAAAACAAG AACTGATCAACTTCAAACAGAAGCGAATAGCAGCATTTCGTAAAAATCTAATTGAAATGTCTGAGCTCGAGATCAAGCATGCAAAG
- the OVOL2 gene encoding transcription factor Ovo-like 2 isoform X1: MLPPSFLVVPLLRDTFGKGVGVKGGTSGSGVGSLALLEEGDRARGRQQKPRPLASAPHLEPQGRAEFPENGTARRKGEIADLSMPRVFLVKRRNPLPASRSWDELPDEERADTYVPGEVKHDLLNYRSEDSCSLESSSSSSSSSSRDTEAANTSAPESTPEEALLDSAVNRPTVRSKIKFTTGTCGEALLYNCELCGKGFRLQRMLNRHTKCHSQVKRHLCTFCGKGFNDTFDLKRHVRTHTGIRPYKCEICNKAFTQRCSLESHLKKIHGVQQQYAYKQRRDKLYVCEDCGYTGRTQEDLYMHISNIHPGSALLKKTSKKLAAVLQNKPTSPVEMSPEETGEQQ, translated from the exons ATGCTCCCTCCAAGTTTCCTGGTGGTGCCTTTGCTCAGAGACACctttggaaagggggtgggggtgaagggGGGCACCTCCGGCTCCGGCGTGGGGTCTCTTGCTCTCCTTGAGGAGGGGGATCGGGCCCGGGGGCGCCAGCAGAAGCCGCGACCCCTTGCCAGCGCGCCTCACCTGGAACCCCAGGGAAGGGCGGAGTTCCCAGAAAACGGAACGGCCAGGAGGAAAGGTGAAATCGCGGATCTCAGCATGCCCAGAGTATTTCTGGTGAAGAGGAGGAACCCGCTGCCGGCCAGTCGCAGCTGGGACGAGCTGCCCGACGAAGAGAGAGCCGACACTTATGTCCCAG GAGAGGTGAAGCATGACCTTCTCAACTATCGCAGTGAAGATAGCTGCAGTttagagagcagcagcagcagcagcagcagcagcagcagggacacAGAGGCTGCCAACACCTCGGCTCCTGAATCCACACCAGAGGAGGCACTCCTGGACTCGGCAGTGAACCGCCCCACAGTCAGATCCAAAATCAAG TTCACGACTGGCACTTGTGGCGAGGCCTTGCTGTACAACTGTGAGCTATGCGGCAAAGGATTTCGCCTGCAGCGCATGCTGAACCGCCACACCAAGTGTCACAGTCAAGTGAAGAGGCACTTGTGCACCTTCTGTGGGAAAGGATTCAATGATACTTTTGATCTGAAAAGACACGTAAGGACACATACAG GAATCCGCCCATACAAATGTGAGATCTGCAACAAAGCCTTTACCCAGCGCTGTTCCCTGGAATCGCACCTTAAAAAGATCCACGGAGTGCAGCAACAATATGCTTACAAACAACGAAGAGATAAACTGTATGTCTGTGAAGATTGTGGCTACACAGGCCGAACCCAAGAGGACTTGTACATGCACATCAGTAATATTCATCCTGGAAGTGCTCTTCTGAAGAAAACATCCAAAAAACTTGCAGCTGTTTTGCAAAACAAACCGACCTCTCCAGTGGAGATGAGCCCAGAAGAGACTGGGGAGCAACAGTAA
- the OVOL2 gene encoding transcription factor Ovo-like 2 isoform X3 — MLNRHTKCHSQVKRHLCTFCGKGFNDTFDLKRHVRTHTGIRPYKCEICNKAFTQRCSLESHLKKIHGVQQQYAYKQRRDKLYVCEDCGYTGRTQEDLYMHISNIHPGSALLKKTSKKLAAVLQNKPTSPVEMSPEETGEQQ; from the exons ATGCTGAACCGCCACACCAAGTGTCACAGTCAAGTGAAGAGGCACTTGTGCACCTTCTGTGGGAAAGGATTCAATGATACTTTTGATCTGAAAAGACACGTAAGGACACATACAG GAATCCGCCCATACAAATGTGAGATCTGCAACAAAGCCTTTACCCAGCGCTGTTCCCTGGAATCGCACCTTAAAAAGATCCACGGAGTGCAGCAACAATATGCTTACAAACAACGAAGAGATAAACTGTATGTCTGTGAAGATTGTGGCTACACAGGCCGAACCCAAGAGGACTTGTACATGCACATCAGTAATATTCATCCTGGAAGTGCTCTTCTGAAGAAAACATCCAAAAAACTTGCAGCTGTTTTGCAAAACAAACCGACCTCTCCAGTGGAGATGAGCCCAGAAGAGACTGGGGAGCAACAGTAA
- the OVOL2 gene encoding transcription factor Ovo-like 2 isoform X2: MSQFTTGTCGEALLYNCELCGKGFRLQRMLNRHTKCHSQVKRHLCTFCGKGFNDTFDLKRHVRTHTGIRPYKCEICNKAFTQRCSLESHLKKIHGVQQQYAYKQRRDKLYVCEDCGYTGRTQEDLYMHISNIHPGSALLKKTSKKLAAVLQNKPTSPVEMSPEETGEQQ, from the exons ATGTCCCAG TTCACGACTGGCACTTGTGGCGAGGCCTTGCTGTACAACTGTGAGCTATGCGGCAAAGGATTTCGCCTGCAGCGCATGCTGAACCGCCACACCAAGTGTCACAGTCAAGTGAAGAGGCACTTGTGCACCTTCTGTGGGAAAGGATTCAATGATACTTTTGATCTGAAAAGACACGTAAGGACACATACAG GAATCCGCCCATACAAATGTGAGATCTGCAACAAAGCCTTTACCCAGCGCTGTTCCCTGGAATCGCACCTTAAAAAGATCCACGGAGTGCAGCAACAATATGCTTACAAACAACGAAGAGATAAACTGTATGTCTGTGAAGATTGTGGCTACACAGGCCGAACCCAAGAGGACTTGTACATGCACATCAGTAATATTCATCCTGGAAGTGCTCTTCTGAAGAAAACATCCAAAAAACTTGCAGCTGTTTTGCAAAACAAACCGACCTCTCCAGTGGAGATGAGCCCAGAAGAGACTGGGGAGCAACAGTAA
- the MGME1 gene encoding mitochondrial genome maintenance exonuclease 1, with product MMSFLCINRKCWRAPMLLRGMLNQEGFRFRSLAASCSLYGKKKTTIRYENIDQEKYRDLINYLTSYKDSSQRPELVFEEDNVLNGPERKYKNSDQEDEPKVCRNWSPLMNPNKSSLPQETAPGPPLQISLQRKNLASVTAVLQQTMPVEQAFYLEKWKQRMILELGIEGFAEYTKNIFQQGKLFHAAMETLLLAEEISVEQEEDTNVSGYIRSVQHVLQHVTGVRVLESAVQHETLHYQGLVDCVAEYRGKLCAIEWKTSGKAKPFLRNTFDNPLQVAAYIGAINHDANYNFQVDCGLLVVAYKDGSPAHAHYIDSELCCQYWNKWLLRLEEYKEKDFGIV from the exons ATGATGTCATTTCTCTGCATTAACAGAAAATGTTGGAGAGCCCCAATGTTGTTGAGAGGAATGTTGAACCAGGAAGGATTCAGGTTTAGATCACTTGCTGCTTCATGCTCTCTCTatgggaagaagaaaacaaccATCCGGTATGAAAACATTGACCAAGAAAAATACAGAGATTTGATCAACTACCTCACATCCTACAAAGACAGTTCTCAAAGACCTGAATTGGTATTTGAAGAAGATAACGTGCTAAATGGACCAGAAAGGAAATATAAGAACTCAGACCAGGAGGATGAACCAAAAGTTTGTAGGAACTGGAGTCCTCTAATGAATCCCAACAAGAGCTCTTTGCCTCAAGAAACTGCTCCAGGACCGCCTTTGCAAATCAGTTTGCAAAGGAAAAACTTGGCTAGTGTGACAGCTGTTCTTCAACAGACCATGCCTGTGGAGCAAGCTTTCTATCTGGAGAAGTGGAAACAGCGGATGATTCTAGAACTTGGGATAGAGGGTTTTGCCGAATACACTAAAA aTATCTTTCAACAAGGTAAATTATTCCATGCAGCCATGGAAACTTTACTTTTAGCTGAAGAAATCTCTGTGGAGCAGGAAGAAGACACCAATGTATCTGGCTACATAAGAAGTGTGCAGCATGTACTGCAACATGTTACTGGAGTGAGAGTCCTTGAAAGTGCAGTACAGCATGAGACCCTTCATTACCAAGGCCTAGTGGATTGTGTGGCAGAATATCG AGGGAAATTATGTGCAATTGAATGGAAGACATCAGGGAAAGCGAAACCATTTCTTCGGAATACGTTTGACAATCCACTCCAGGTTGCAGCATACATAGGAGCCATTAACCATGATGCCAATTACAACTTTCAG GTTGACTGTGGCCTCCTTGTGGTCGCCTACAAAGATGGTTCTCCTGCACATGCACATTACATAGACTCTGAGCTATGCTGCCAGTACTGGAACAAGTGGCTGCTTCGCCTGGAAGAATATAAAGAGAAAGACTTTGGAATTGTGTGA